One Chryseobacterium indoltheticum DNA segment encodes these proteins:
- a CDS encoding tryptophanase gives MELPYAEPFRIKMVEEIRQSTREEREQWLKDAKFNLFNLKSSQVYIDLLTDSGTGAMSDRQWGALMTGDESYAGSRSFEQLHKTVQIITGFKYLLPTHQGRAAENVLFSVLVKDGDVVPGNSHFDTTKGHIEIRKAHAIDCTIDEAFDINDLHPFKGNINLEKLEEVYKSHPKEQIPFCLVTITCNSSGGQPVSLENMKAVKALSDQYGIPVFFDSARFAENAYFIKKREAGQENRSIKDICKEMFSYGEGMTMSSKKDGLVNIGGFIALNNEDVFRKASNFTIIYEGFITYGGMAGRDMAALAVGLDEATEFAYLESRISQVEYLGNKLIEYGIPVQKPIGGHAVFIDSLDFLPNVSRAEYPAQTLGLEIYKEAGIRTVEIGTLLADRDPETRENRYPKLELVRLAIPRRTYTNNHMDYIAAAVKNVYERRNEISKGYNITWEPEILRHFTVHLEEA, from the coding sequence ATGGAATTACCATATGCAGAACCGTTTCGTATTAAAATGGTGGAAGAAATCCGTCAATCTACAAGAGAAGAAAGAGAACAATGGCTGAAAGACGCAAAGTTCAATTTATTTAATCTAAAATCTTCGCAGGTTTATATTGATCTTTTGACAGATTCCGGAACTGGAGCAATGTCAGACAGACAATGGGGCGCTTTGATGACCGGAGACGAAAGCTATGCCGGTTCTCGTTCTTTTGAGCAACTGCACAAAACTGTACAAATCATTACAGGTTTTAAATATCTATTACCAACACACCAGGGAAGAGCTGCTGAAAATGTTTTGTTTTCGGTTTTGGTAAAAGATGGTGATGTGGTTCCGGGGAATTCACATTTTGACACCACAAAAGGTCACATCGAAATCAGAAAAGCACACGCAATCGACTGTACAATTGATGAAGCTTTTGATATTAACGACCTTCATCCTTTTAAAGGAAATATCAACCTTGAAAAATTAGAAGAAGTTTACAAATCTCATCCAAAAGAACAAATTCCTTTCTGTTTGGTTACCATTACCTGTAATTCTTCAGGAGGTCAACCAGTTTCTCTTGAAAATATGAAAGCGGTAAAAGCACTTTCAGACCAATACGGAATTCCAGTATTTTTTGACTCTGCAAGATTTGCTGAAAACGCCTACTTCATCAAAAAAAGAGAAGCAGGTCAGGAAAACAGAAGCATTAAAGATATCTGTAAAGAAATGTTTTCTTATGGTGAAGGAATGACGATGAGTTCTAAAAAAGACGGTTTGGTAAATATCGGTGGATTCATCGCTTTAAATAATGAAGACGTTTTCAGAAAAGCTTCAAACTTTACGATTATTTATGAAGGATTCATCACGTATGGTGGAATGGCCGGAAGGGATATGGCTGCTTTGGCTGTTGGTCTTGATGAAGCGACTGAATTTGCTTATCTGGAAAGCAGAATTTCTCAGGTAGAATATCTTGGAAATAAATTAATTGAATACGGAATTCCTGTACAAAAGCCAATTGGCGGACATGCGGTTTTTATTGATTCGTTGGACTTCTTACCAAATGTTTCTCGTGCAGAATATCCGGCGCAAACTTTAGGTTTAGAAATCTACAAAGAAGCAGGAATCAGAACGGTTGAAATCGGAACTTTACTAGCAGACAGAGATCCTGAAACCAGAGAAAATCGTTATCCGAAACTGGAATTGGTTCGTTTGGCGATTCCTAGAAGAACGTACACCAATAATCACATGGATTACATCGCTGCTGCAGTGAAAAACGTTTACGAAAGAAGAAATGAAATCTCAAAAGGGTATAACATTACTTGGGAACCTGAAATTTTAAGACATTTTACGGTTCATTTAGAAGAGGCTTAA
- a CDS encoding DUF502 domain-containing protein → MKKPTFENLTNFFLKNFFQGLLIIGPIGLTIFVIWSVITSIDNIIPSVARQIPGLVFISTLLITALLGYLGNKFVVGRFFVDSIDRLLEKTPGIKHIYSPTKDVMSSFVGDKKKFSDPVWVKTNENPEIWRIGFLTQREMADVHKDNFVAVYLPHSYAISGWVIVTEEKNIKPVVGMSAATAMKFAVSGGVAGFHSDENIFKAPE, encoded by the coding sequence TTGAAAAAGCCGACTTTTGAAAATCTGACTAATTTTTTCCTGAAAAACTTTTTTCAGGGATTGCTGATTATTGGTCCCATCGGATTGACCATTTTTGTCATCTGGTCTGTTATTACGTCCATAGACAATATTATTCCGTCTGTGGCAAGGCAAATTCCGGGGTTGGTTTTCATTTCAACATTGCTTATTACAGCATTACTGGGTTATCTGGGAAACAAATTTGTGGTCGGAAGATTCTTTGTAGATTCTATCGATAGATTATTAGAAAAAACACCTGGTATCAAGCATATTTATTCACCTACAAAAGATGTAATGTCTTCGTTTGTAGGAGATAAGAAAAAATTCAGTGATCCGGTTTGGGTGAAAACCAATGAAAATCCTGAGATCTGGAGAATAGGTTTTCTTACGCAAAGAGAGATGGCTGATGTACATAAAGATAATTTTGTAGCAGTTTACCTTCCGCATTCTTATGCAATTTCTGGCTGGGTGATTGTAACTGAAGAAAAAAATATAAAACCTGTTGTAGGAATGTCTGCAGCTACGGCGATGAAATTTGCGGTAAGCGGCGGCGTAGCAGGTTTTCATTCAGATGAAAATATATTTAAAGCTCCTGAGTAA
- the miaE gene encoding tRNA-(ms[2]io[6]A)-hydroxylase — MFKLKLPTDPRWANIAEDNIQEILTDHAWCEQKAATNAIGLITMLPERPDIVKELLAIAQEELEHFGQVLEIITKRGYTFGRTRKDDYVNELVNFIQKGGHRDTLIVDKMLFAAMIEARSCERFKVLTENIKDEELKTFYKELMISEANHYTTFIGFARQLGDPEKVNKRWEEWLEYEAGIIKSYGNKETIHG; from the coding sequence ATGTTTAAGTTGAAACTTCCTACCGACCCAAGGTGGGCAAATATTGCAGAGGATAACATTCAGGAAATTTTGACCGATCATGCATGGTGTGAGCAAAAAGCAGCTACCAATGCAATAGGATTAATTACAATGCTTCCGGAACGTCCGGATATTGTAAAAGAACTTTTAGCAATTGCTCAGGAAGAATTGGAACATTTCGGGCAGGTTCTTGAGATTATTACAAAACGAGGTTACACTTTTGGGCGAACTAGAAAAGATGATTATGTTAACGAATTGGTGAATTTTATTCAAAAAGGAGGTCACAGAGATACTTTAATTGTCGATAAAATGCTTTTTGCTGCGATGATTGAAGCCAGAAGTTGTGAAAGATTTAAAGTTTTAACAGAAAATATAAAAGACGAAGAACTAAAAACTTTCTATAAAGAATTAATGATTTCTGAAGCCAATCATTACACTACCTTTATCGGATTTGCCAGACAGCTTGGCGATCCTGAAAAAGTAAACAAGAGATGGGAAGAATGGCTGGAATATGAAGCAGGCATTATAAAATCTTACGGAAATAAAGAAACTATACACGGATAA
- a CDS encoding acyltransferase family protein, producing MNRDLYIDFAKGLATLSIIFIHTAFWSGQFYIIPEIRVFSLVFDVALFYALSGITSGNNIEKTLYRLLKLQITYMIFVTLLFFLDYFFKIFGLTFFSLEWLQSFYSTFGSKYLATSISTAPQWQNLGNWYLHEYSNADTFPVVMGSFWYLKVYFILTVFGVLILKFFPKHVNWFIGLCIALTLIFNIFPEIYPSGQVGYVAFYMTVFLVGNRMRGKKIPTKMIPVLYGLVALALVWMFWYFGNEIFFKINKQKFPPQTPYIIWTFFSLTTLFILYNRLKIKKENFVTHIGKNAIFFYFGQGISSSLVYFLVVPMKELMPWWVLMVIIYIINVALAFIIATGLKKFDAFGWNVLEVLRKKTASPN from the coding sequence ATGAACAGAGATCTCTACATTGATTTTGCGAAAGGTTTAGCCACGCTTTCCATTATATTTATTCACACGGCATTTTGGTCGGGGCAGTTTTATATCATTCCGGAAATCCGTGTGTTTTCTTTGGTTTTTGATGTTGCGCTTTTTTATGCTTTAAGTGGTATCACGTCAGGAAATAATATTGAGAAAACGCTTTACCGTTTACTAAAATTGCAGATAACGTACATGATCTTTGTGACGCTTCTGTTCTTTTTAGATTATTTTTTCAAAATATTCGGGCTCACCTTTTTCTCACTCGAATGGCTGCAAAGTTTTTACTCAACATTTGGCTCAAAGTATTTGGCAACAAGTATTTCAACAGCACCGCAATGGCAGAATTTAGGGAATTGGTATCTTCACGAATACAGCAATGCAGATACTTTCCCTGTTGTGATGGGAAGTTTTTGGTATCTTAAAGTCTATTTTATTTTAACCGTTTTTGGAGTTTTAATTTTAAAATTTTTCCCCAAACATGTCAATTGGTTTATCGGACTTTGCATTGCGTTAACTTTAATATTTAATATTTTCCCGGAAATTTATCCAAGTGGGCAAGTAGGATATGTTGCTTTTTATATGACAGTTTTCCTTGTCGGAAACAGAATGAGAGGTAAAAAAATACCGACAAAAATGATTCCTGTTCTTTACGGATTGGTGGCCTTGGCGTTAGTTTGGATGTTTTGGTACTTTGGAAACGAAATATTTTTTAAAATCAATAAGCAAAAGTTTCCGCCGCAAACGCCATATATTATCTGGACTTTCTTTTCTCTGACGACTTTATTTATTTTGTACAACAGATTAAAAATTAAAAAAGAAAATTTTGTTACCCATATTGGTAAAAACGCAATCTTCTTTTATTTCGGTCAGGGAATCAGCTCTTCATTGGTCTATTTTCTTGTTGTTCCGATGAAAGAATTGATGCCTTGGTGGGTTTTAATGGTCATTATTTACATTATTAATGTTGCTTTGGCTTTTATCATTGCAACTGGTTTAAAGAAATTTGATGCTTTTGGGTGGAATGTTTTAGAAGTTTTAAGAAAGAAAACCGCTTCTCCAAACTAA
- a CDS encoding neutral zinc metallopeptidase produces MKTNFNFCLLAGAFAVFSLSACNDDTMETPVSETQKENLKPEQPSDLEKICYYVDQYWSSSAVLTTSLPSSTDTSFMNAQMTKIASLWGRSNPTLRFVNDPSSPNSTYNAISYSTGKIYYGYAIYADAKNKGGNIVNAMILAHEYGHQLQYIFGLPSVSESTARPNELEADGFAGYYLRRPNGYNQTSFAQIAAAYEFAQSIGDYQTTSAGHHGTPPQRRSAVRLGFLLGQYDLSAADFDYNFFYYYQGVLNGTYKMAKNSKYPELDAYMSQYLDELKKIQSGEISAEEFKELK; encoded by the coding sequence ATGAAAACAAACTTTAATTTCTGCTTACTAGCAGGAGCATTTGCTGTATTCTCATTATCAGCATGTAACGACGATACAATGGAAACTCCTGTATCTGAAACTCAAAAGGAAAACTTAAAACCTGAGCAGCCAAGCGATCTCGAAAAAATCTGTTATTATGTAGACCAGTACTGGAGCTCAAGTGCCGTATTAACGACATCATTACCGAGCTCTACAGACACGAGTTTTATGAATGCTCAGATGACAAAAATTGCCAGTTTATGGGGAAGGAGTAATCCGACATTACGTTTCGTAAATGATCCGTCCAGTCCAAATTCTACGTATAATGCGATTTCGTATTCCACTGGAAAGATCTATTATGGATACGCAATTTATGCCGATGCAAAAAACAAAGGCGGAAATATTGTTAATGCAATGATTCTAGCTCATGAATATGGTCACCAGTTGCAGTATATTTTTGGATTGCCTTCTGTAAGCGAATCCACGGCAAGACCAAACGAATTGGAAGCAGACGGTTTTGCAGGATATTATCTAAGAAGACCCAATGGATACAACCAAACATCATTTGCCCAGATTGCTGCGGCATATGAGTTTGCCCAAAGTATTGGCGATTATCAGACAACCAGTGCAGGACATCACGGAACGCCGCCTCAAAGGAGATCTGCAGTACGTTTAGGTTTTCTTTTAGGACAGTACGACCTTTCTGCAGCAGATTTTGATTACAACTTCTTTTATTATTATCAGGGAGTTTTAAACGGAACTTACAAAATGGCAAAAAACTCAAAATATCCTGAGTTGGATGCTTACATGAGCCAATATCTTGATGAGCTGAAAAAAATTCAGTCAGGAGAAATTTCTGCTGAAGAGTTTAAAGAACTTAAATAA
- a CDS encoding GLPGLI family protein — MKLKYALILAIFAILNLSAQGNRFTYEYQFRIDSTKTDSLKKEFVNLDIFPTKSYFYGQAKFASDSITNNSIIEQRKSTPNSLSYSSTTEDWNTSYLIEKSYPSFKTNWFTNIEQTNMVVEETPVIKWQILPETKKIESYNCQKATANFGGRIWEAWFSKDLPFPDGPYKFHGLPGLIVKLEDKTKSHQFLLKGNKKLKAEDHSWDYILALQKEAKHEFEGVKVNPAQYKKLFMTYKNDPAKDIKLDLANPNHSMTVTTGEGKKLTNNAEIIKFFEELSARKYKSNNNQLELNLHRK; from the coding sequence ATGAAACTTAAATACGCTCTTATTTTGGCTATTTTTGCCATTCTCAATTTATCTGCGCAAGGAAATCGTTTCACTTATGAATATCAGTTCAGAATTGATTCCACGAAAACAGACAGCCTGAAAAAAGAATTTGTGAACCTGGATATTTTTCCGACCAAATCTTACTTTTATGGTCAGGCTAAATTCGCAAGTGATTCTATCACGAACAATTCGATCATTGAGCAAAGAAAGTCTACTCCGAATAGTTTAAGCTATTCTTCCACCACAGAAGATTGGAATACCTCTTATTTAATAGAAAAGTCATATCCGAGCTTTAAAACTAATTGGTTTACAAATATTGAGCAGACTAATATGGTCGTAGAGGAAACTCCTGTGATAAAATGGCAGATTCTTCCAGAAACAAAAAAAATTGAAAGCTATAATTGTCAGAAAGCGACAGCAAATTTTGGAGGAAGAATTTGGGAAGCATGGTTTTCAAAAGATCTGCCTTTTCCCGACGGGCCTTACAAGTTTCACGGTTTGCCCGGTTTGATTGTGAAATTAGAAGATAAAACCAAGTCACATCAGTTTTTATTGAAAGGAAACAAGAAGCTGAAAGCTGAAGATCATTCTTGGGATTATATTTTAGCACTTCAAAAAGAAGCTAAACATGAATTTGAAGGAGTAAAAGTAAATCCGGCTCAATACAAAAAGTTATTTATGACTTACAAAAATGATCCTGCAAAAGATATTAAACTCGATTTGGCTAATCCTAATCATTCGATGACCGTTACTACAGGAGAAGGCAAAAAATTAACCAACAACGCAGAAATCATAAAGTTTTTCGAAGAATTATCAGCCAGGAAATATAAATCGAACAATAATCAGCTGGAATTAAATTTACACCGAAAGTAG
- the rplU gene encoding 50S ribosomal protein L21, whose amino-acid sequence MFAIVEIAGLQYKVEQDQKLFVNRLKGDKGGKVSFDKILLTVNGAITVGAPAVSGITVEAEILDHVKADKVIIFKKKRRKGYEVKNGHRQSLTQIKITGITGFEGKKAEKPAKKTTKKADAESAE is encoded by the coding sequence ATGTTTGCAATTGTAGAAATAGCAGGGCTTCAATATAAAGTTGAGCAAGACCAGAAGTTGTTTGTGAACCGTTTGAAAGGAGATAAAGGAGGGAAAGTATCTTTCGATAAAATCTTACTTACTGTAAACGGAGCAATCACTGTAGGCGCCCCAGCTGTAAGCGGTATCACTGTAGAGGCAGAGATCCTTGACCACGTAAAGGCTGATAAAGTAATCATCTTCAAGAAGAAAAGAAGAAAAGGTTATGAAGTTAAAAACGGTCACAGACAATCTTTAACTCAAATCAAAATCACTGGAATCACAGGATTTGAAGGAAAAAAAGCAGAGAAGCCTGCTAAAAAAACAACTAAAAAAGCTGACGCTGAAAGCGCAGAATAA
- the rpmA gene encoding 50S ribosomal protein L27 — MAHKKGVGSSKNGRESHSKRLGVKIFGGQDAIAGNIIIRQRGTQHHPGENVGMGKDHTLHALVDGKVVFRKKANNRSFVSIEPNA, encoded by the coding sequence ATGGCACATAAGAAAGGAGTTGGTAGTTCCAAAAACGGTAGAGAATCTCATTCTAAAAGATTAGGTGTGAAGATTTTCGGTGGACAAGACGCTATTGCTGGTAACATTATTATCAGACAAAGAGGTACTCAACATCACCCAGGTGAAAATGTTGGTATGGGTAAAGATCACACTTTGCACGCTCTTGTTGACGGTAAAGTAGTTTTCAGAAAGAAAGCAAACAACAGATCATTTGTATCTATTGAACCAAACGCATAA
- a CDS encoding DUF5686 family protein → MMSTNQLKYGLLYISLFITSLFHAQNTASGKIVDAKTNKEVSAVEVFINESDTPVLTTASGSFTLQSDSIIYKLRFQKKNYALESVDITPDSNNNLLIKLSSEKVSSIEEVVIHNEKTKFKNKKENPAYRIMQEVWKRKRNNGLDKFDTYTYKEYEKIQFDANNLDSAFMNRKIFNKLDFIFDYADSTARGKMALPIFLNESIYNHFGENKPNKKTKKLLVAQKTSGFQDNQVIAITAKNLYRDINIYDNTLNYFDIGFPSPVGTDGFSTYDYNLTDTVSIRGEQAYKIRYQPRRSEVLAFQGYLYIDTDSYAVLEATLKSTNKINVNFINAISTELEYDNPDDETFLPKKYVTEIEMTPFSKKKTAKSIIAKRSVDYSDYDFNKPLADTVFTRRKEEYDDRFVDKDDAFWVKARPDSLSKEEKGVYEMLDRLQQTPKFNRILKLTETLASRYYNVTKGVDLGPITSVYGKNEVEGDRIRLGARTYFTQNDPWRVEFYNAYGFKDQQFKYGVEGRYMFNRVNRFMVGAGTKRDITQLGVQLTTEDGILSRSFASSTVFARGENASLSSVNQTSVFTSIEPWKNFQVRVDGTMQSIKSANPSGFSLMYFRNGDLRKTTNDSHVTISLIARPGATFSQTGVDRYEHGTLAPTIVLKYTRGIEGLFNADFNYNKLQFMFYKPILLGSWGKTLLNFEAGKNFDTVPLALQNIIPGNQSYGIVPNTFAQLNYYEFVADTYSTLHIEHHFNGKILSYIPLIKKLKLREVAFIRGAYGSLSDASKNINVDNLKYSAPDQQVYYEYGFGIENIGFGNIRIFRVDFNWRGNYLDRPDVSKFGIKAGFQFGF, encoded by the coding sequence ATGATGTCAACCAATCAATTAAAATACGGTCTCCTATATATATCCCTTTTTATAACCAGTCTTTTTCATGCTCAAAATACAGCAAGCGGAAAGATTGTAGATGCTAAAACCAATAAAGAAGTCAGCGCTGTCGAGGTTTTCATTAATGAAAGCGATACGCCTGTTCTTACCACTGCTTCAGGAAGCTTTACTCTACAATCTGACAGTATTATTTACAAATTAAGATTTCAGAAAAAAAACTATGCGTTAGAAAGTGTAGATATTACTCCCGACAGCAACAATAATCTTCTTATTAAACTGTCGTCTGAAAAAGTAAGCAGCATTGAAGAAGTTGTCATTCACAACGAGAAAACAAAATTTAAAAATAAAAAAGAAAATCCGGCATACAGAATTATGCAGGAAGTGTGGAAGCGCAAGAGAAATAACGGTCTTGATAAATTTGATACCTACACTTATAAAGAATACGAAAAGATTCAGTTTGATGCCAATAATCTCGACAGTGCTTTTATGAACAGGAAAATCTTCAATAAATTAGACTTTATTTTTGATTATGCCGATTCTACTGCAAGAGGAAAAATGGCATTGCCTATTTTCTTAAATGAATCAATCTACAACCATTTCGGAGAAAACAAACCAAACAAGAAAACAAAAAAACTTTTAGTCGCGCAAAAAACATCCGGATTTCAGGATAATCAGGTTATTGCGATTACGGCTAAAAATCTTTATCGTGACATCAATATTTATGATAATACCTTAAATTATTTTGATATCGGGTTTCCGAGCCCGGTAGGAACTGATGGTTTTAGCACGTATGATTATAATTTGACTGATACAGTCTCCATTCGGGGAGAACAGGCGTATAAAATACGTTATCAGCCTAGAAGATCTGAAGTTTTGGCTTTCCAGGGATATCTTTATATCGACACCGATTCTTATGCGGTTTTAGAAGCTACTTTAAAGTCTACAAATAAAATCAATGTCAATTTCATCAACGCTATTTCTACAGAATTAGAATATGATAATCCTGATGACGAAACATTTTTGCCTAAAAAATACGTCACAGAAATTGAAATGACCCCTTTTTCGAAAAAGAAGACAGCAAAAAGCATTATTGCAAAACGGTCTGTAGATTATTCTGATTATGATTTTAATAAACCCTTAGCAGATACTGTTTTCACAAGGAGAAAAGAAGAATATGACGATCGCTTTGTAGACAAGGATGATGCTTTTTGGGTGAAAGCAAGGCCAGACTCTTTATCGAAAGAAGAAAAAGGGGTTTATGAAATGCTTGACAGGTTACAACAGACTCCAAAATTCAATAGAATTCTTAAACTTACAGAAACGCTTGCTTCTCGATATTATAATGTTACAAAAGGCGTCGATTTAGGTCCGATAACCTCAGTCTACGGGAAAAATGAAGTGGAAGGTGATAGAATAAGATTGGGAGCGAGAACCTATTTTACGCAAAATGACCCTTGGAGAGTTGAGTTTTATAATGCTTACGGTTTTAAAGATCAGCAATTTAAATATGGGGTTGAAGGTCGATATATGTTCAATAGAGTCAATCGTTTTATGGTGGGAGCCGGAACCAAAAGAGATATTACGCAATTGGGTGTGCAGCTTACAACGGAGGACGGTATTCTGTCGCGTTCATTTGCTTCTTCGACAGTTTTTGCCAGAGGAGAAAATGCTTCTTTAAGTTCGGTCAACCAAACGAGTGTTTTTACTTCTATTGAGCCTTGGAAAAACTTTCAGGTAAGAGTTGACGGGACGATGCAAAGCATTAAATCTGCCAATCCTTCAGGTTTTAGTTTGATGTATTTCAGAAATGGTGACTTAAGAAAGACGACCAATGATTCGCATGTTACGATTAGTTTGATTGCAAGACCGGGCGCTACTTTTTCTCAAACCGGAGTTGACCGATATGAGCATGGAACATTGGCTCCGACCATTGTTTTAAAATATACAAGAGGTATTGAAGGTTTGTTTAATGCAGATTTTAATTATAACAAATTGCAGTTTATGTTTTACAAGCCGATTCTTTTGGGAAGTTGGGGAAAAACATTGCTGAATTTTGAAGCCGGGAAAAACTTTGATACCGTTCCTTTGGCACTGCAGAATATTATTCCTGGAAACCAGTCGTACGGAATTGTTCCGAATACGTTTGCTCAGTTAAATTACTATGAGTTTGTTGCAGATACCTATTCTACGCTTCATATAGAACATCATTTCAATGGTAAAATACTTTCTTATATTCCACTTATTAAAAAATTGAAATTAAGAGAAGTTGCGTTTATCAGAGGCGCTTACGGATCATTAAGTGATGCTTCAAAAAATATTAATGTTGATAATTTAAAATATTCTGCACCCGATCAGCAAGTGTATTATGAATACGGATTTGGGATTGAAAATATAGGTTTCGGAAACATCAGAATTTTCCGTGTAGACTTCAATTGGAGAGGAAATTATCTTGACCGACCGGATGTTTCCAAATTTGGAATTAAAGCAGGTTTTCAGTTTGGCTTTTAA
- a CDS encoding GIY-YIG nuclease family protein encodes MKHNRQENFNTFTRKFRPWKLVALFEVSDDKANVIAVERFIKRQKSRRFIETLCDENHQLSGILAQLVRAPNLRD; translated from the coding sequence TTGAAACATAATCGGCAGGAAAACTTTAATACATTCACTCGAAAATTCCGTCCGTGGAAACTAGTTGCTCTTTTTGAGGTTTCGGATGATAAGGCTAATGTCATTGCTGTCGAAAGGTTTATTAAAAGACAAAAATCAAGGAGATTTATAGAGACGCTTTGTGATGAAAATCACCAACTGTCTGGAATTTTAGCTCAGTTGGTTAGAGCCCCGAATCTTCGGGATTAA
- a CDS encoding GIY-YIG nuclease family protein yields the protein MKHNRQENFNTFTRKFRPWKLVALFEVSDDKANVIAVERFIKRQKSRRFIETLCDENHQLSGILAQLVRVPNLRD from the coding sequence TTGAAACATAATCGGCAGGAAAACTTTAATACATTCACTCGAAAATTCCGTCCGTGGAAACTAGTTGCTCTTTTTGAGGTTTCGGATGATAAGGCTAATGTCATTGCTGTCGAAAGGTTTATTAAAAGACAAAAATCAAGGAGATTTATAGAGACGCTTTGTGATGAAAATCACCAACTGTCTGGAATTTTAGCTCAGTTGGTTAGAGTCCCGAATCTTCGGGATTAA
- a CDS encoding GIY-YIG nuclease family protein: MYYIYILFSESADKYYTGYSQFPNKRL, encoded by the coding sequence ATGTATTATATTTATATTTTGTTTTCAGAATCAGCAGATAAATATTACACCGGATATTCACAATTTCCGAATAAAAGACTTTGA